A window of the Halodesulfovibrio sp. MK-HDV genome harbors these coding sequences:
- the thiL gene encoding thiamine-phosphate kinase, producing MTHKKLSSEVAFLDCIDRHFPNSHAHLIIGRGDDCAVLSCPERICLSSDLFLEDIHFREQYFSPADIGYKALAVSLSDIAASGATPLGFSLDLMIPEGRNQIYWDEFFGGMASLAKQHNVPLAGGDLSKSPILGTSVTIWGAPTRTAGGTPVFLNRTGCSEGDIIFLIGPLGLARTGLSALEAIGRNAVDEYPTATNAHLRPIPQIETGQILSAYSGVTLMDLSDGLARDIPRLLGEKTKASADKPSAKGASINITTDMLHAEQISYALEKDINPIFEAFKGGEDYALLGTCPASIFAKLGVKLPQIQKLGAVTNNGKIVLNGQEVTEHGFDHFA from the coding sequence ATGACGCATAAAAAACTATCTTCCGAAGTTGCTTTTCTAGATTGCATTGACCGACATTTTCCAAACAGCCATGCGCACCTCATCATAGGACGCGGTGACGACTGCGCTGTTCTTTCATGCCCTGAACGCATTTGTTTATCTTCAGACCTGTTTCTTGAAGATATCCATTTCCGTGAGCAATATTTTTCCCCCGCCGACATCGGCTATAAAGCGCTCGCGGTCAGCCTTAGTGATATTGCTGCATCCGGCGCAACACCGCTTGGGTTCTCTCTCGATCTTATGATTCCCGAAGGTCGGAACCAGATTTACTGGGATGAATTCTTCGGCGGTATGGCAAGTCTTGCCAAACAGCACAATGTGCCCCTCGCGGGTGGCGACCTGTCAAAATCGCCTATTTTAGGAACATCCGTAACCATCTGGGGCGCACCAACTCGCACCGCAGGCGGAACTCCGGTATTCCTCAACCGCACAGGCTGTTCAGAAGGAGACATCATTTTCCTCATCGGACCACTCGGACTTGCTCGAACAGGGTTATCCGCGCTTGAGGCCATCGGTCGTAATGCCGTGGATGAATACCCCACAGCTACCAACGCACATCTGCGACCAATACCGCAAATTGAAACCGGACAAATTCTGTCTGCCTACAGCGGTGTAACGCTCATGGATTTATCCGACGGGCTCGCACGCGATATTCCGCGGCTCCTCGGAGAAAAGACCAAAGCATCAGCAGACAAACCGTCAGCGAAAGGTGCCAGCATCAATATTACAACCGACATGCTGCACGCAGAACAAATATCCTACGCGCTGGAAAAAGATATCAATCCAATCTTCGAAGCATTTAAAGGTGGCGAAGATTATGCGCTGCTTGGAACATGCCCTGCTTCCATATTTGCAAAACTAGGTGTAAAACTTCCTCAAATACAAAAACTTGGTGCCGTAACCAACAATGGAAAAATTGTTCTGAATGGACAAGAGGTCACTGAGCATGGGTTTGATCATTTCGCGTAG
- a CDS encoding ATP-dependent helicase, protein MIDYKNELNPAQYDAATTLEGPMLVIAGAGSGKTRTLVYRLANMIEQGVSPHEILLLTFTRKASQEMLHRATELLGHSVGNITGGTFHAFAYSVLRQNPPAEYQGSLSIMDSADASGALKYCKDMLAVGKGDKSFPKIKTVMGMLSKSRNKEIELHDILRREAFHLAAYRDDIASIGSEYEQYKSQHGLLDYDDLLFKLEQLLTVNKDVREYYQKRFKYIMVDEYQDTNLVQARIVRLLAGGHGNIMAVGDDAQSIYAFRGANVQNILDFPKLFKGCNMVKLEENYRSIQPILDLTNAILADAPQAFQKNLFSNKKDGRKPEVLIPLSDLTQAKMVVDKIGKLRKKYQNKEIAVLFRAGYQSYHVEVQLNKLGLKFRKFGGLKYSDAAHVKDIMSYVRLLMNPLDLPAFQRLTANIKGVGPKTSIRIYEATQAEDPSKLKKALVRYPDLREDLDLIDSLRRQRLEPVELLEEVLEHYKPKLKLIYPDDYPRREHGLEQLVQIASGYSDIDLFLSDMSLEDPTQKKEDEDQDIITLSTIHSAKGLEWDAVLIIDLVEDRFPSRHAVQKADEFEEERRLMYVACTRARKYLGLFVPSSLYARGTGGNEPAIPSPFVRDIPASLYEEWRENYAGTVTQTARPTSAAPHRSPQKSGSSAPKPSAGTASSSGLGGIKLGYCAHKIFGRGKIIQHVPPDKFRVNFPGFGLKVIMEAYLVMED, encoded by the coding sequence ATGATCGATTACAAAAATGAATTGAACCCTGCCCAGTACGATGCGGCAACCACACTTGAAGGCCCTATGCTTGTTATTGCGGGCGCCGGTTCCGGCAAAACCCGTACGCTTGTGTACCGTCTTGCAAACATGATCGAGCAAGGCGTATCGCCTCACGAGATCTTACTGCTCACCTTTACCCGCAAAGCCTCGCAAGAGATGCTGCATCGCGCCACAGAATTGCTTGGACACTCTGTCGGCAACATTACCGGCGGCACTTTCCATGCTTTCGCGTACTCTGTTCTGCGTCAGAATCCTCCGGCAGAATATCAGGGATCGCTTTCCATTATGGATTCTGCGGACGCTAGTGGTGCGCTTAAATACTGCAAAGATATGCTTGCAGTAGGCAAAGGCGACAAGTCATTCCCTAAGATCAAGACTGTTATGGGAATGCTCTCCAAGAGCCGTAACAAGGAAATTGAACTACACGACATCCTGCGCCGTGAAGCATTTCACCTTGCTGCATACCGTGACGACATTGCCAGCATTGGCTCAGAGTACGAACAGTACAAGTCACAGCATGGTCTACTCGATTATGATGATCTGCTTTTCAAACTTGAACAGCTTCTTACCGTGAATAAAGATGTCCGCGAATACTACCAGAAGCGCTTCAAGTACATAATGGTAGACGAATATCAGGATACCAACCTCGTTCAGGCACGCATTGTTCGCCTCCTCGCAGGCGGTCACGGTAACATTATGGCTGTTGGCGATGATGCGCAGTCTATTTATGCATTCCGTGGCGCAAACGTGCAGAACATCCTTGATTTTCCAAAGCTGTTCAAAGGCTGCAACATGGTTAAGCTGGAAGAAAACTACCGTTCCATCCAGCCTATTCTCGATTTAACCAACGCCATTCTTGCAGATGCACCGCAGGCATTCCAAAAAAATCTGTTCTCAAACAAAAAAGATGGAAGAAAGCCGGAAGTGCTTATTCCTCTTTCTGACCTGACACAGGCTAAAATGGTTGTGGATAAAATCGGCAAGCTTCGCAAGAAGTACCAGAACAAGGAAATTGCAGTCTTGTTCCGCGCTGGCTACCAGTCCTACCATGTGGAAGTTCAGCTCAATAAACTAGGCTTGAAATTCCGTAAATTCGGTGGACTAAAATACTCCGATGCTGCGCACGTTAAGGACATCATGAGCTACGTACGTCTGCTCATGAACCCTCTCGACTTACCAGCATTCCAGCGCCTTACTGCCAACATCAAGGGCGTAGGCCCAAAGACTTCTATTCGAATTTATGAAGCTACACAGGCTGAAGATCCGAGCAAACTGAAAAAAGCGCTCGTACGCTACCCCGATCTACGCGAAGACCTCGACCTGATCGATTCCTTACGCCGTCAACGCCTTGAGCCTGTTGAGCTACTTGAAGAAGTGCTTGAACATTACAAGCCGAAGCTCAAGCTTATCTATCCAGATGACTATCCACGTCGTGAACATGGTCTTGAACAGCTTGTGCAGATTGCGTCCGGCTATTCAGACATCGACCTCTTCTTATCCGATATGTCTCTGGAAGATCCGACACAGAAGAAGGAAGACGAGGATCAAGATATCATCACCCTGTCCACAATCCATTCAGCAAAAGGTTTGGAATGGGACGCAGTACTCATTATCGATTTGGTAGAAGATCGCTTCCCATCTCGTCATGCGGTACAAAAAGCCGACGAGTTCGAAGAAGAACGTCGCCTCATGTACGTTGCATGTACCCGCGCACGTAAATATCTCGGGCTGTTTGTTCCTTCTTCACTCTACGCACGTGGAACAGGTGGTAACGAGCCTGCAATCCCAAGTCCGTTTGTACGTGACATCCCAGCGTCCCTCTACGAAGAATGGCGCGAAAACTACGCAGGTACCGTAACGCAAACAGCACGCCCAACAAGTGCTGCGCCTCACCGTTCCCCACAAAAAAGTGGCTCAAGTGCACCAAAGCCATCGGCTGGCACTGCATCAAGCAGCGGACTCGGCGGCATTAAATTAGGGTACTGCGCACACAAAATATTCGGTCGTGGCAAAATTATTCAGCATGTGCCACCGGACAAGTTCCGTGTAAACTTCCCCGGCTTCGGACTTAAGGTCATTATGGAAGCTTATTTAGTTATGGAAGACTAA
- the csrA gene encoding carbon storage regulator CsrA gives MLILTRRAGESLCIGDNIKVTVLSVQGKQVKIGLDIPDGMPVYREEVYLRIKEQNRQASETLDTDFLMATELWKSKKK, from the coding sequence ATGCTTATCCTGACCCGACGCGCGGGGGAGAGCTTGTGCATAGGGGACAACATAAAGGTCACAGTCCTCAGTGTACAAGGAAAGCAGGTAAAAATTGGGTTGGATATACCGGATGGGATGCCAGTATACCGCGAAGAAGTTTACCTGCGAATTAAAGAACAGAACCGTCAGGCAAGTGAAACGCTCGACACAGACTTTTTAATGGCTACAGAATTATGGAAAAGCAAAAAGAAATAG
- the tsaA gene encoding tRNA (N6-threonylcarbamoyladenosine(37)-N6)-methyltransferase TrmO, with the protein MTAEVQFIGRVRTQFDDLKECPKQGNEGGKEAWVEVSPEFAEGLANLCVGQSIDLLTWFHKAKRDTMAVHPRGDRSRPKRGVFATRSPSRPNPIGVHTVTILEIAENKLRVEPLEALDKTPLIDIKKTPTPDNLITPVGIRYADITEITKVCHRAWTRRLFSGFNGNASIRLGDACLMTATGSAKGCLEPKDFVLVEISSGKILAGSKPSSEGEMHLEIYRNQPKARAILHTHPPKILGLGVLVEPANMLKLPIFETDLIGSRMTTAPAFEPGTVELAKATGKAAMTHDAVYMEKHGLVCWADTLGHALSLSEELEHLASIHVDVVR; encoded by the coding sequence ATGACAGCTGAAGTTCAATTTATCGGTAGAGTTCGTACTCAATTTGATGACCTGAAAGAGTGTCCGAAACAGGGCAATGAAGGCGGTAAAGAAGCGTGGGTTGAAGTATCGCCGGAATTTGCTGAAGGCTTAGCCAATCTATGTGTTGGGCAAAGCATTGATCTGCTCACATGGTTTCATAAGGCGAAAAGAGACACTATGGCGGTTCATCCTCGTGGGGACAGATCCCGTCCTAAACGTGGTGTCTTTGCGACGCGTTCACCTTCCCGTCCGAATCCTATCGGCGTTCACACCGTAACAATTCTTGAAATTGCAGAGAATAAATTACGAGTTGAGCCGCTTGAAGCGTTGGACAAAACTCCGCTTATCGACATCAAAAAGACACCTACGCCCGATAATTTAATTACACCCGTCGGTATTCGATACGCAGACATCACCGAAATCACAAAAGTTTGCCACAGAGCATGGACTCGTCGACTTTTTTCAGGATTCAACGGTAATGCGTCAATTCGCCTTGGTGATGCTTGTCTAATGACAGCAACAGGCTCCGCCAAAGGATGCCTTGAACCAAAAGATTTTGTTCTTGTAGAAATTTCCAGCGGTAAAATTCTGGCAGGCAGCAAACCTTCATCCGAAGGCGAAATGCATCTTGAGATTTATCGCAATCAGCCTAAGGCGCGTGCAATTTTACATACACATCCACCAAAAATTCTTGGACTGGGTGTGCTTGTTGAACCCGCTAACATGCTGAAGCTTCCGATTTTTGAAACAGACTTGATTGGCTCCCGTATGACAACGGCACCTGCGTTTGAACCGGGTACCGTAGAGCTTGCAAAAGCAACGGGAAAAGCCGCCATGACACACGATGCTGTGTACATGGAAAAACACGGACTTGTTTGCTGGGCAGACACACTAGGCCATGCTCTTTCCCTCAGCGAAGAGCTGGAACACCTTGCCTCTATCCACGTGGACGTAGTCCGCTAA
- the fliW gene encoding flagellar assembly protein FliW translates to MEKQKEIVIETRIGTQSVSIDKVIEFPRGLLGFEDHHNFTLLQLRDASPFLVLQSMDAPSLGFLVADPYSFIDDYPVIINSVDEETLQVEDPSDVAVLVTVTIPHGRPENTALNLTGPILVNRKSRRGVQTPLTDKNVPTQLYLNIESK, encoded by the coding sequence ATGGAAAAGCAAAAAGAAATAGTAATCGAAACCCGAATAGGTACACAGAGTGTCTCAATAGATAAAGTCATTGAGTTCCCACGTGGACTGTTGGGTTTCGAGGATCATCACAACTTTACGTTGCTTCAGCTTCGCGATGCCTCTCCATTTCTTGTTCTGCAAAGTATGGATGCTCCGAGTCTGGGTTTTCTTGTGGCGGACCCATACAGCTTTATTGATGACTACCCTGTCATCATTAATTCGGTGGATGAAGAAACCTTACAGGTTGAAGATCCCTCCGATGTCGCCGTGTTGGTAACAGTGACCATTCCGCATGGAAGACCAGAAAATACAGCTTTAAACCTTACAGGCCCGATTCTGGTAAACAGAAAAAGTCGTCGTGGTGTGCAGACGCCGTTGACTGATAAAAACGTGCCTACCCAGCTCTATTTAAATATAGAGAGCAAATAA
- the hisG gene encoding ATP phosphoribosyltransferase, translated as MSSTNPIIKLGLPKGSLEKPTLSLFERSGWKIHQHNRNYFPEINDPEITARLCRVQEIPSYIEDGILDVGLTGKDWLLETGAEVKVVSDLIYSKVSNRPARWVLAVAGDSPYKRPEDLAGKRIATELLGVTKKYFEDANIDVDVQYSWGATEAKVVEGLADAIVEVTETGTTIRAHGLRIIAEVLVTNTQLVTSEAAWADPEKRRKIEQIDLLLQGALRAESLVGLKMNVPSDRLPEILNEIPSLNSPTIAELTDTTWHSVEIVVNQSIVRDLIPRLKAEGAEGIIEYALNKVI; from the coding sequence ATGTCTTCTACCAATCCGATTATCAAACTTGGTCTGCCTAAAGGCTCTCTTGAAAAACCAACCCTCAGCCTCTTCGAGCGTTCCGGTTGGAAAATTCACCAGCACAACAGAAACTACTTTCCAGAGATCAATGATCCGGAAATCACCGCGCGTCTTTGCCGTGTACAGGAAATCCCTTCATACATTGAAGACGGCATCCTTGATGTCGGCCTTACAGGTAAAGATTGGCTGCTGGAAACTGGTGCTGAAGTAAAAGTTGTATCAGACCTTATCTACTCCAAAGTTTCCAACCGTCCTGCCCGCTGGGTTCTGGCTGTTGCTGGTGACTCTCCGTACAAACGCCCGGAAGATCTTGCTGGCAAACGCATTGCAACCGAGCTGCTTGGCGTGACTAAGAAATATTTTGAAGATGCTAACATCGACGTTGATGTTCAGTACTCATGGGGTGCAACAGAAGCTAAAGTTGTTGAAGGACTTGCTGATGCGATTGTGGAAGTAACCGAAACAGGTACTACCATTCGCGCTCACGGCCTGCGTATTATCGCAGAAGTTCTCGTAACTAACACCCAGCTTGTTACAAGCGAAGCTGCATGGGCTGATCCTGAAAAACGCCGCAAAATCGAACAGATTGATCTGCTGCTTCAGGGCGCACTTCGTGCAGAGTCCCTCGTTGGTCTTAAAATGAACGTACCAAGCGATAGACTTCCTGAAATCCTCAACGAAATTCCATCGTTGAACTCTCCTACTATTGCAGAGCTCACAGATACTACATGGCACTCCGTTGAGATTGTTGTAAACCAGAGCATTGTTCGTGACCTTATTCCGCGTCTGAAAGCAGAAGGCGCAGAAGGTATTATCGAATACGCACTGAACAAAGTTATCTAG
- a CDS encoding methyl-accepting chemotaxis protein — MKLLSNISMKPKLIGYFLAVGLLPLVVIGWISSNSASDALMQQAYAQLETVKESKKLNVFEIQEDWKSALRGLVGTVSHLEDSASDKMHIIESQRAKEIERYFIEQFSKITMLGRDSDLNRIAYSFTQLSNTGSRDSQDWSKLDMSSGWRIRNLCRKNGWEDVLLISEAGEIVYSSKKGSDLGESLATGKLKSTALGKAFQDISTQSHRSKLADFEAYAPADGAPMAFVITRLIDARSNLSGYIAAAIPDSAMNHIAQDRTGLGETGEAYFISLEGKIPTLRSTLFTMGDGEFGIGKEVSTDYLNTVKETGEPLEGLYVDSVGTLCMVLVKPLLITGVKWALVIKTNLEEVLANESADGSSLLKDFAAESGFADLFLVQKDGYIFYSVLREADYHTNIKTGEFSNSKFGEVFKKVLETGQTAISDFAPYGPSNGLPYAFLAQPVVKDGEVQFIVGLQMSLDSINKIMKQRAGMGKTGQCYIVGSDNKMRSRTFLDPDTRNVAASFAGSVKKNGVDTEATKLALSGKSGTKEIVGYKGSTVLSAYTPVEFGSSTWALIAEIDQAEVTTPVALLKKNVWIVSLVIGLIVAVFAYLIAISITRPLGRVVEFSKQIARGNFDASLSINQNDELGQLAAAAQAIPHTLREVTGTVEAVSAAISHGNLRERGDATQFKGGYEELIHNTNALCDVFVEFLDVMPMVLMSVDTNSNILFMNKFGTHVGAGVVPERVAGNKCFDTLNSTDCRTDRCVCDRTIESGVEEASEADLLINGEGSHAIFSAIPIRVESEVVGALKIIVDQTDITKAQRKMRDLAENAVDISSQLSSAAEELSAQIEQSSKGADIQRERASETATSMEEMNATVLEVAQNASHAAENSEQTRATAQDGAEAVQEVLATIGAVDTISHQLTVSMEELTGQVASIGEVMNVINDIADQTNLLALNAAIEAARAGDAGRGFAVVADEVRKLAENTMNATDQVGAAITSIQQVTQQNMEEAQRTVEAVERSTAQAHRSGELLGSILSYANDSADQVRVIATAAEEQSAAAEEVSRATEEINKISFETSQAMVQSTSAVTELASLAERLNSLISEMR, encoded by the coding sequence ATGAAACTATTGTCTAACATTTCAATGAAACCAAAATTAATTGGTTATTTCCTCGCAGTGGGTCTTCTCCCACTCGTTGTTATAGGGTGGATATCTAGTAACAGCGCATCCGATGCATTAATGCAACAGGCTTATGCACAGCTGGAAACGGTTAAAGAATCAAAAAAGCTAAACGTTTTTGAAATTCAAGAAGATTGGAAAAGTGCATTACGTGGTCTTGTAGGCACTGTTAGTCACTTAGAAGATTCTGCTTCTGATAAGATGCATATTATTGAAAGCCAGAGAGCCAAAGAAATAGAAAGATATTTTATAGAACAGTTCTCTAAGATTACAATGCTTGGTCGTGATTCTGATTTAAACAGAATTGCATACTCGTTTACTCAGCTTTCTAATACTGGTTCCAGAGATTCTCAGGACTGGAGCAAGCTGGACATGTCATCAGGTTGGCGGATACGCAACTTGTGCAGAAAGAATGGCTGGGAAGATGTTCTGCTGATTAGTGAAGCTGGTGAGATTGTCTATTCTTCTAAGAAGGGGAGTGACCTTGGTGAAAGCCTTGCAACAGGTAAGCTGAAAAGCACAGCACTCGGCAAGGCGTTTCAGGATATCAGCACACAGTCTCATCGCAGCAAATTAGCAGATTTTGAAGCGTATGCCCCTGCTGATGGCGCGCCTATGGCGTTCGTCATTACCCGCCTTATTGATGCCCGAAGTAACCTGAGTGGTTATATTGCGGCAGCTATCCCCGATTCTGCAATGAACCATATCGCACAGGACAGAACCGGTCTTGGTGAGACTGGTGAAGCATACTTTATTTCGCTTGAAGGTAAGATACCTACCTTACGTAGTACGCTTTTTACCATGGGCGATGGCGAGTTTGGTATTGGAAAGGAAGTTTCTACAGATTATCTCAACACGGTAAAAGAAACAGGCGAACCCCTAGAAGGCTTGTATGTGGATAGCGTTGGTACTCTTTGCATGGTGCTTGTAAAGCCGCTGCTAATAACCGGTGTGAAATGGGCACTTGTTATCAAAACAAATCTTGAAGAAGTTTTGGCAAACGAAAGTGCTGATGGCTCTAGTTTGCTAAAAGATTTTGCAGCTGAGAGTGGCTTCGCAGATCTATTCCTTGTTCAGAAAGACGGCTATATTTTTTATAGCGTCTTACGCGAAGCAGATTATCACACCAATATTAAAACCGGTGAATTCTCCAACAGTAAATTTGGTGAAGTGTTCAAAAAAGTACTGGAAACCGGTCAGACAGCCATCAGTGACTTTGCCCCGTATGGGCCGAGTAATGGACTGCCGTATGCGTTCCTTGCGCAGCCTGTCGTGAAAGATGGTGAAGTGCAGTTCATTGTCGGACTTCAGATGTCTCTTGATTCCATCAATAAAATTATGAAGCAACGCGCTGGCATGGGAAAAACAGGCCAGTGTTATATTGTGGGTAGCGATAACAAAATGCGCTCCCGAACTTTTCTTGATCCTGACACGCGAAACGTAGCGGCTTCTTTTGCTGGATCTGTTAAAAAGAACGGTGTGGATACTGAAGCGACTAAGCTCGCCTTGTCCGGCAAGAGCGGTACGAAAGAGATTGTTGGCTACAAAGGGTCAACGGTGCTTTCTGCGTATACTCCTGTCGAGTTCGGTTCTTCTACATGGGCACTTATCGCTGAGATTGATCAAGCGGAAGTCACTACGCCTGTTGCACTACTGAAGAAAAATGTTTGGATTGTTTCGTTAGTAATCGGTTTGATTGTTGCTGTGTTTGCATATTTGATTGCGATCAGCATTACTCGACCGTTAGGACGTGTTGTTGAATTTTCAAAACAGATTGCCCGCGGCAATTTTGATGCATCATTGAGTATTAATCAAAATGATGAACTCGGACAGCTTGCTGCGGCAGCACAGGCAATCCCTCATACGTTACGTGAAGTAACCGGAACAGTGGAAGCTGTGAGTGCGGCAATCAGTCATGGTAATCTACGGGAGCGTGGAGACGCCACACAATTTAAAGGCGGGTATGAAGAGCTTATTCATAACACTAACGCCTTGTGTGATGTGTTTGTGGAGTTCCTTGATGTTATGCCGATGGTACTGATGTCTGTTGATACAAACTCGAATATATTGTTCATGAACAAGTTTGGTACGCATGTCGGGGCAGGAGTTGTCCCAGAACGTGTTGCAGGGAACAAGTGTTTCGATACGCTTAATTCCACAGATTGCCGTACAGATCGCTGTGTTTGTGACCGAACCATTGAGAGTGGGGTTGAAGAGGCTTCAGAGGCGGATCTGTTGATCAACGGTGAAGGTTCTCACGCAATCTTCTCTGCTATTCCTATCCGTGTTGAAAGCGAAGTTGTCGGTGCACTCAAGATTATTGTGGATCAGACTGATATTACAAAAGCGCAACGCAAAATGCGTGATCTCGCAGAGAACGCAGTAGATATCAGCAGCCAGCTTTCTTCCGCAGCGGAGGAGCTGTCTGCACAGATTGAACAATCCAGCAAAGGGGCGGACATCCAGCGTGAACGCGCATCGGAAACCGCCACTTCTATGGAAGAAATGAATGCGACAGTGCTTGAAGTGGCTCAAAATGCATCACATGCTGCGGAAAACTCTGAACAGACCCGTGCGACAGCGCAGGACGGCGCGGAAGCAGTGCAGGAAGTTCTAGCGACTATCGGCGCTGTTGATACAATCTCTCACCAGTTGACTGTAAGTATGGAAGAGCTGACAGGGCAGGTTGCTTCTATTGGTGAAGTAATGAATGTCATCAATGACATTGCGGATCAGACCAACCTGCTTGCACTGAACGCAGCAATTGAAGCTGCCCGTGCAGGTGATGCAGGGCGTGGCTTTGCCGTGGTTGCTGATGAAGTGAGAAAGCTTGCTGAAAACACCATGAATGCAACGGATCAGGTTGGTGCGGCGATTACGTCTATCCAGCAGGTTACACAGCAGAATATGGAAGAGGCGCAGCGTACTGTAGAAGCTGTTGAAAGAAGCACCGCGCAGGCTCATCGTTCAGGTGAACTGCTTGGCAGTATTCTTTCCTACGCGAATGATTCTGCCGATCAGGTTCGAGTTATTGCGACAGCTGCAGAAGAACAGTCCGCTGCGGCTGAAGAGGTTTCCCGCGCAACCGAAGAGATTAATAAAATCTCATTTGAAACATCTCAGGCAATGGTGCAGTCAACAAGTGCAGTCACAGAGCTTGCCAGCCTTGCAGAACGGTTGAATAGTTTGATTAGTGAAATGCGTTAA
- a CDS encoding alkaline phosphatase family protein: MSSIEKNTNANGKLVVLGLDGLPLSLAKRLAASGRFPALARLTASATEMQAELPELSPVNWTSFYTAADPGEHGVYGFTRIHSRDYTMGLCNFEQPQHPTIFDRLAEKGLRTRSINLPNTYPARPIKGMLISGFVADELSQAVYPKFLLNMLGSDFLLEADTTTGATDPAFLLDQLRKTLTARKHAFSLLWKDGAWDLFIFVLTETDRLFHFLYDAVEEADHPWHKECLGLLEEWDALIGEFLDAYDTLPEPKRLMSLADHGFTRLITEVDVNALLRQMELFKTHLPPEACSELDPQQISAHCKAFALDPGRIYIHAASRFANGSVADSDVFALEQHITERLMSVTYNGQPVFKKIHKGRELYTGKMAQFAPNLVCESVAGFDLKAKFNRREPFGFFGRTGTHTVQDTFFYDSQNAQPQRVRDVGTEILRHFQLTER; encoded by the coding sequence ATGTCATCGATAGAAAAAAATACCAACGCCAACGGAAAGCTTGTTGTTCTCGGGTTAGACGGTCTTCCACTGTCTCTAGCTAAACGCCTCGCTGCTTCAGGCCGATTCCCTGCCCTTGCACGGCTTACTGCAAGCGCAACAGAAATGCAGGCCGAGCTACCGGAACTCTCACCCGTAAACTGGACAAGCTTTTACACAGCAGCAGACCCCGGAGAACACGGAGTCTACGGATTTACCAGAATCCACAGCCGAGACTACACCATGGGGCTCTGCAACTTTGAGCAACCACAGCATCCGACTATCTTTGATAGGCTTGCAGAAAAAGGACTCCGCACGCGTAGTATTAACCTACCGAACACATATCCGGCGCGCCCAATCAAAGGGATGCTTATTTCAGGCTTTGTCGCGGATGAACTGTCACAAGCGGTTTACCCAAAATTTTTGCTCAACATGCTCGGCTCAGATTTTTTGCTCGAAGCAGACACAACAACAGGTGCTACTGACCCAGCGTTCCTGCTTGATCAACTACGCAAAACACTCACAGCAAGAAAACACGCCTTTTCTCTACTATGGAAAGACGGCGCATGGGATCTTTTCATATTTGTGCTCACAGAAACAGACCGCCTCTTCCATTTTCTCTACGATGCAGTGGAAGAAGCAGATCACCCGTGGCACAAAGAGTGCCTAGGCTTACTGGAAGAATGGGATGCTCTGATTGGTGAATTTCTCGATGCCTACGACACACTGCCAGAGCCAAAACGGCTCATGTCACTAGCAGACCACGGCTTTACGCGGCTCATCACAGAAGTTGACGTTAACGCCTTACTGCGACAAATGGAGCTATTCAAAACGCATTTGCCACCAGAGGCATGCAGCGAGCTTGATCCTCAACAGATATCTGCGCACTGCAAAGCTTTTGCACTTGACCCGGGGCGTATTTACATCCACGCTGCCAGTCGATTTGCGAACGGCAGTGTTGCGGATTCAGACGTTTTTGCGCTAGAACAACACATCACAGAACGTCTCATGTCCGTGACCTACAACGGTCAGCCTGTGTTCAAGAAAATTCACAAAGGGCGCGAGCTCTATACCGGTAAAATGGCACAGTTTGCGCCTAACCTCGTATGTGAGTCCGTCGCTGGATTTGATCTCAAAGCCAAATTCAACAGACGCGAACCATTTGGATTTTTTGGACGTACCGGAACGCACACAGTGCAAGACACCTTCTTTTATGATAGCCAAAACGCACAGCCTCAACGCGTGCGAGATGTTGGCACTGAAATTTTACGACATTTTCAGCTTACTGAAAGGTAA
- the hisI gene encoding phosphoribosyl-AMP cyclohydrolase — MTDFTPDFAKTGGLVPAIAQDTATGEVLMMAYMNEEAWNKTLETGEAHYFSRSRSALWHKGKTSGHTQHIKAVRLDCDSDTILLIVEQKGGAACHKGYKSCFYRERNKEGDITICSPLVFDPKEVYS, encoded by the coding sequence ATGACAGACTTTACCCCTGACTTTGCGAAAACAGGTGGTCTTGTTCCCGCTATCGCTCAAGACACAGCGACTGGCGAAGTGCTCATGATGGCCTATATGAATGAAGAAGCTTGGAACAAGACTCTTGAGACGGGCGAAGCCCATTACTTTAGCCGAAGCCGCAGTGCGCTTTGGCATAAAGGCAAAACGTCAGGACATACCCAGCATATCAAGGCCGTGCGCCTTGACTGCGACAGCGATACAATTCTGCTGATCGTAGAGCAAAAAGGCGGCGCGGCCTGCCATAAAGGGTATAAAAGCTGTTTTTATCGTGAACGTAACAAAGAAGGCGACATTACAATCTGCTCGCCGTTAGTTTTCGACCCTAAGGAGGTCTACTCATAA